A segment of the Caretta caretta isolate rCarCar2 chromosome 13, rCarCar1.hap1, whole genome shotgun sequence genome:
CAGTCTGGAACTGAGACATGGGTCCCTTTGTGCAACATGCAGCGCAGATACATAGACACAGTTCCCACCTGAATGCGATCCACATTTCATAGCTGAGAGTGACAGAGGATTTAATTATCCACGTGTAACGCCAAGAGACCTGGGTCACAGGCAGTATTGAACCTGGGAACCTTTGGAGCTAaaggcatgagcctctaccacatgagcaaAAAGTCAACTGGCACTTAGCTAAGTCTGTAAAGCAGCCtcactaatctctctctctcagtggtctcAGTAGCTCTAGGTTACACATGTataatggatggggaaactgaggcacaaagcaatgTAGTGAGTTACTTAAGGTCAAATACAGAATCTTCTATGGAGCCTGTACTGGAACCTAGATATCCTGTGTCCCAGGCCTTTGTCGTAACTGtaagataatgacaggtttcagaggaacagccgtgttagtctgtattcgcaaaaagaaaaggagtacttgtggcaccttagagactaaccaattggttagtctctaaggtgccacaagtactccttttctttttgtaagataATGGTTTGCAAATAATTCCCATGGGCTCTTTAAATGTAGGTATGTTGAATTGATACAGTTCTCAATTACAAGATACTATAGCCACCGGCTCTCTTGGCGTCTCCCTCTATGGCCGCCCAGTGCCCATGGTTTGGAGGTCAATGGAGCTTTCCCATTATTCATCAGAAGCTACAGtggttttaaaaatcaatgtACACATTTTGTGCACTGATCTCCCATTCCAGGTTGTCTTTTCTCAGGCACCATAAGTCTGGATTTGTGGCATTTTAATGCAGCTAAACATATGCGTGtatatctgggaacaaagaatcgAGGCTgtgcttacaggatgggggccACTCTCCTGAggagcagcaactctgaaaaagattggggGATCATGGTGAAGAATTAGCTGAATGTGAgcccccagtgtgatgctgtggccagaaGACCTAATGTGACCCTGGGATATATAAAGGAGCAATCTCTAGAATGaacagagaggtgattttaccaTTGGTGTGACCGCTGATGGTacactctgtccagttctggtgttcacaattccAGACGGGTGTTGACACATTGGAGAGgaatcagagaagagccatgagaataattGAAGGAgtagaaaacctgctttataaTGACGGACTTAAAGAGTTCGAGCTCTGTAGAGCTGTGtaataaggccaagattttcaacgTCCTCTTCAAGGTTTGAATCTCCAATTTCTACTAACTGTAGTGCAGACTGATTGTGCCTGTcgcttaggcagctttgaaaatgtcagcctcACAGCATGTCAAAGACATCTCGGTATTTCCAAGCAGACCCATATGCTATGCCTGCAGCTGCTGCATATCAAAGTGCAGGCGTTTGACCCCCTCTCAGTTTTCTTAGAGCTTCTTTCACCTCCTTGTTCCTCAGCGTGTAGATGGCCGGGTTCAGCATGGGCGTGACCACGTTGCTGAAGATCTGCACAGGGGTCACCAGCACTTTGCTCAGCTGGGGCTGCGTGTAGACCAGGGCGCAGGGCCCGAAGAACAGTGTCACCACCGCCAGATGCGAGGCGCAAGTGGAGGCTGCTTTGCGCCGCCCTTCGGCCGAGTTCATCTTCAGGACGGAATAGACGATCCTGACGTAGGACGCGAGGATGAGGAGGAAGCAGGTCATGGGCACCATGCCAGTGTTGGTGAAGGTCACGGTCTCGATGATGTATGTGTCTGCACAGGCCAGCTTGACCACCGGGAAGATGTCACAGAAGAAAGAGTCCACCACATTGGACCTGCAGTAGGGCAGCATGAAGGTCAGGCTGGTGAGGATGGTGGCATGGAAGGAGCTGGTGATCCAGGTGCCGGCGGCCAGGAGGGCACACACCCTCCGGTTCATGATGAGCAGGtagcgcagggggtggcagatGGCCACGTACCGGTCGTAGGCCATGATGGTGTAGAGCAGGCACTCGGTGCTGCCCAGGAAGTGGTAGAAGAAGACCTGGGACATGCACCCGCCCAGAGAGATGGTTCTATTCTTGGCccagaggttggtcaggaatTTAGGGGTGCTGATGGAGGAAAAACCGATGTCCAGCACGGAGAGGTtgcagaggaagaaatacatgggggtGTGCAGTCGGGAGACAGGGAGGATGGCAAATAAGATGAGCAGGTTGCCCAGCAGGGTGCAGAGGTAGAAGGCTAAGAAGGTGATGAAGAGGATGGTCTGGAGGCCATCGGTGTTGGGGATCCCTAAGAGGATGAAATGAGTCACCACAGTGTGGTTGACCCGCCCCACATaggactcattcctggggtaggGGAGAGAAATAATGCCAGTGAGTATCTGAAACAAAAAGACCTGTCATCCTAGAGCTGCAATGCTCTGCTCACCCTTCCTTTTAAAGCCCCCATGACTCACAGTCATTCGGAGTGGTGTATATTTCTATCATTGTAATGCCACTTGGGGTCAGGGTCTCACTGTGCTGGTGCTGAACATGGAAAGAGAAAATGTCTGCCTTGAAGATCCTACAGTTCAGAGAGGAACAAAGGGGACgtattttctattctattctagtCCATTCcagtttcttttcctctttcctgttgtcataaatataaagggaagggtaaacccctttaaaatccctctggccagagaa
Coding sequences within it:
- the LOC125629015 gene encoding olfactory receptor 10D3-like codes for the protein MESHKEAGSCGAQRQCGVIPCRQPCLASERIRNESYVGRVNHTVVTHFILLGIPNTDGLQTILFITFLAFYLCTLLGNLLILFAILPVSRLHTPMYFFLCNLSVLDIGFSSISTPKFLTNLWAKNRTISLGGCMSQVFFYHFLGSTECLLYTIMAYDRYVAICHPLRYLLIMNRRVCALLAAGTWITSSFHATILTSLTFMLPYCRSNVVDSFFCDIFPVVKLACADTYIIETVTFTNTGMVPMTCFLLILASYVRIVYSVLKMNSAEGRRKAASTCASHLAVVTLFFGPCALVYTQPQLSKVLVTPVQIFSNVVTPMLNPAIYTLRNKEVKEALRKLRGGQTPAL